A region of Pseudomonas putida DNA encodes the following proteins:
- a CDS encoding urease accessory protein UreF, with the protein MDSDLALLRLLQLASPGLPVGGFTYSQGLEWAVEAGWVRDIASFSAWQREQLHDTLGGVDWPVLARLYRACQAADAEAFSHWSRFLLANRETAELRLEEQQRGAALARLLDGWQLGQDPAWRASLELSQLGGMAWLGTYWSIPLRQLALGLGFAWLEGAVMAGVKLVPFGQQAAQTLLRDLGQALPAVLDHALALGDDQLGGGLPLLAIASSRHETQYTRLFRS; encoded by the coding sequence ATGGACAGCGACCTGGCGCTGCTGCGCCTGCTGCAATTGGCCAGCCCCGGGTTGCCCGTAGGTGGGTTCACCTACTCGCAAGGCCTCGAGTGGGCGGTCGAAGCGGGCTGGGTACGGGATATCGCTAGCTTCAGCGCCTGGCAGCGCGAGCAGTTGCACGACACCCTGGGCGGGGTCGATTGGCCGGTGCTGGCGCGCCTGTATCGTGCCTGCCAGGCGGCAGATGCTGAAGCCTTCAGCCATTGGAGCCGCTTTCTGCTGGCCAACCGCGAAACCGCCGAGTTGCGCCTGGAAGAACAACAGCGTGGCGCGGCGCTGGCACGTCTGCTCGATGGCTGGCAGCTGGGGCAGGACCCCGCCTGGCGTGCCAGCCTCGAACTTAGCCAGTTGGGCGGCATGGCCTGGCTCGGCACCTACTGGTCGATCCCGTTGCGTCAGTTGGCGCTGGGCCTTGGTTTTGCCTGGCTTGAGGGTGCGGTCATGGCCGGGGTCAAGCTGGTGCCGTTCGGCCAGCAGGCGGCGCAAACCTTGCTGCGTGACCTTGGCCAGGCGCTGCCCGCCGTACTTGACCACGCACTGGCCCTGGGCGACGACCAACTTGGTGGTGGCCTGCCCTTGCTGGCCATCGCGTCATCGCGTCATGAAACCCAATACACCCGTTTGTTCCGATCTTGA
- the ureG gene encoding urease accessory protein UreG, with the protein MQSYQQPLRVGVGGPVGSGKTALLEALCKAMRDHYQIAVVTNDIYTKEDQRILTEAGALEPERIVGVETGGCPHTAIREDASMNLAAVEALARKFGNLEVIFVESGGDNLSATFSPELADLTIYVIDVAEGEKIPRKGGPGITKSDFLVINKTDLAPYVGASLEVMERDTQRMRPQRPWTFSNLKKGEGLQAVIDFIVERGMLGVRG; encoded by the coding sequence ATGCAAAGCTATCAACAACCCCTGCGCGTCGGTGTCGGCGGCCCGGTGGGCTCTGGCAAGACCGCGCTGCTCGAAGCCCTGTGCAAGGCCATGCGCGACCACTACCAGATCGCTGTGGTGACCAACGATATCTACACCAAGGAAGACCAGCGCATCCTCACCGAAGCGGGCGCCCTTGAGCCCGAGCGCATTGTCGGCGTCGAGACCGGTGGCTGCCCGCACACGGCGATCCGCGAAGATGCCTCGATGAACCTGGCGGCGGTAGAAGCCCTGGCGCGTAAGTTTGGCAACCTTGAAGTGATTTTCGTCGAGAGCGGTGGCGACAACCTCAGTGCCACCTTCAGCCCGGAGCTGGCCGACCTGACCATCTACGTTATCGATGTCGCCGAGGGTGAAAAGATCCCGCGCAAGGGCGGGCCCGGCATTACCAAGTCCGACTTCCTGGTGATCAACAAGACCGACCTGGCACCTTATGTCGGCGCGTCGCTGGAGGTGATGGAACGCGATACCCAGCGCATGCGCCCACAGCGGCCCTGGACGTTCAGCAACCTGAAGAAGGGCGAAGGGCTGCAGGCGGTGATCGATTTTATCGTCGAACGCGGGATGCTTGGCGTACGGGGTTAA
- a CDS encoding DUF899 domain-containing protein produces MSTRENRHEVVPRSQWLAARRQLWLHEKAFTHQRDELAAARRALPWVKVEHPYRFQGPEGTLSLAQLFAGRSQLLLYHFMFAEGWSEGCPGCSFLADHFDGANLHLAHHDVSLVAVSRAPYAEFQAFRQRMGWQFPWYSSAGSGFNEDFGVSVGTEGLRQYNYEPYEGNESELPGLSAFYRDEDGSVFHTYSTYARGLDILVNTYNFLDIAPLGRNEAGTMDWVRHHDRYEGQPDKAHCCHD; encoded by the coding sequence ATGAGCACGCGTGAAAACAGGCATGAGGTGGTACCCCGCAGCCAGTGGCTGGCCGCACGCCGGCAACTGTGGCTGCATGAAAAAGCCTTTACCCATCAACGCGACGAACTGGCCGCAGCCCGTCGTGCCCTGCCCTGGGTCAAGGTTGAACACCCTTATCGCTTCCAAGGGCCGGAGGGCACGCTGAGCCTGGCCCAGCTGTTTGCCGGGCGCAGCCAGCTGCTGCTCTACCACTTCATGTTTGCCGAAGGTTGGAGCGAAGGGTGCCCGGGCTGTTCGTTCCTGGCCGACCATTTTGACGGCGCGAACCTGCACCTGGCACACCACGACGTGTCACTGGTGGCGGTATCACGGGCGCCGTACGCCGAGTTCCAGGCGTTTCGCCAACGCATGGGTTGGCAGTTCCCGTGGTACTCGTCCGCAGGCAGTGGGTTCAACGAAGACTTTGGCGTCAGCGTGGGCACCGAGGGCCTTCGGCAGTACAACTATGAACCCTATGAGGGCAACGAAAGCGAGCTGCCTGGGCTGAGTGCGTTCTATCGGGACGAAGACGGCAGCGTGTTCCACACCTACTCGACCTATGCCCGGGGGCTGGACATCCTGGTCAATACCTACAACTTCCTCGACATTGCGCCCTTGGGGCGTAACGAAGCCGGAACCATGGACTGGGTGCGGCACCATGACCGTTATGAAGGGCAGCCCGATAAAGCGCATTGCTGCCATGACTGA
- a CDS encoding LTA synthase family protein → MKNLFDHPRTRLAALAGLVLVIPLGTRAMLGWSNPLGYLSDLALGSLLVLLLHRRPWWLALPVLLAWAALWVASAELVSAVGRLPTSADLGYLADPQFMENSTGGGLAHGWLPGALAVGLLAWLLSVWRSRGQPASALPRKAWAIPLLLFGVHWGSQHLAPSDADQWRQYNLSHQLLSAGVGNLQRQVQGWSGQEHVIPPLSSSGLTQSDLHGQKLLKAPGSARNLLVITVEGIPGAYIRPNRQALHSRFDEDLMPKLSHWAERGMNTPDYVLHTHQTIRGLYAMLCGDYDKLANGTPKGVELLTQNERNQACLPAQLRQAGFTTHYLQGAGLRFMAKDRIMPHIGFDSVHGLEWFRNKNYLDFPWGKDDRAFFEGALDYVGQLRKQDKPWMLTLLTVGTHQPYSAPAEYLERYDTPKQAAVAYLDDAIGAFLDNLERQGVLKDTLVVVTSDESHGIDGVRLASSWGFNLTLAPEQAQLPHIKRGTYGHIDLTTSLLDYFALPIPVALGGRSLYRDYDSGREMISYTNGMLRYHDGQGVFTECDFQQRCRRYASEGFIADQARYLGPGANMLGQQIVSLAGVLDQSLLQTPLNLRYQFGGPSPIQLRKRIHDDWADNLIGAQYLEMPEGSHTRVRVKVRSLDPRRAAYIKLKAKQLEQDVPLGLPEEIRVTADQPLEMEFGFDNPTERKAFSFHLLGYGGGAVEVSDFSVITALPGDNEASDELAEGHIAHSG, encoded by the coding sequence GTGAAGAACCTGTTCGACCACCCACGTACCCGGCTCGCCGCTTTGGCGGGCTTGGTGCTGGTGATCCCACTGGGTACGCGCGCCATGCTGGGTTGGTCCAACCCGCTCGGTTATCTGTCCGACCTCGCCCTCGGCAGCCTGCTGGTCTTGCTGCTGCACCGCCGGCCGTGGTGGCTGGCTTTACCGGTCTTGCTGGCCTGGGCCGCACTCTGGGTGGCCTCGGCCGAGCTGGTGAGCGCGGTGGGCAGGTTGCCCACCAGTGCCGACCTCGGCTACCTCGCCGACCCACAATTCATGGAGAATTCGACCGGCGGCGGCCTGGCCCACGGCTGGTTGCCCGGTGCCCTGGCGGTTGGCCTGCTGGCCTGGTTGCTCAGTGTCTGGCGCAGCCGCGGCCAACCTGCCTCTGCCTTGCCGCGCAAGGCCTGGGCGATCCCACTGCTGCTGTTTGGCGTGCATTGGGGCAGCCAGCACCTGGCCCCCTCCGACGCCGACCAGTGGCGACAATACAACCTCTCCCATCAGCTGCTTTCTGCCGGTGTCGGCAACCTGCAACGCCAGGTGCAGGGCTGGTCGGGCCAGGAGCACGTGATACCGCCGCTGTCCAGCAGCGGCCTGACCCAATCCGACCTGCACGGCCAGAAGCTGCTCAAGGCACCGGGCAGCGCCCGTAACCTGTTGGTCATCACCGTCGAAGGCATCCCAGGCGCCTACATTCGCCCCAACCGCCAGGCACTGCACAGCCGTTTCGACGAAGATCTGATGCCAAAGCTCAGCCATTGGGCCGAGCGTGGCATGAACACCCCGGACTACGTGCTGCATACCCACCAGACCATCCGTGGGCTGTACGCGATGCTCTGCGGCGACTACGACAAGCTGGCCAACGGCACCCCCAAGGGCGTCGAACTGCTGACCCAGAACGAACGCAACCAGGCCTGCCTGCCGGCGCAGTTGCGCCAGGCCGGTTTCACCACCCACTACCTGCAAGGTGCCGGCCTGCGCTTCATGGCCAAGGACCGCATCATGCCGCACATCGGTTTCGACTCGGTGCACGGCCTGGAATGGTTCCGCAACAAGAACTACCTGGACTTCCCGTGGGGCAAGGACGACCGCGCCTTCTTCGAAGGTGCCCTGGACTATGTCGGGCAGCTTCGCAAACAGGACAAACCCTGGATGCTGACCCTGCTCACCGTGGGCACCCACCAGCCCTATTCGGCACCGGCGGAGTACCTTGAGCGCTATGACACACCCAAGCAGGCGGCGGTAGCCTACCTGGACGACGCCATCGGCGCGTTTCTGGACAACCTCGAACGCCAGGGTGTGCTCAAGGACACCCTGGTGGTGGTAACCTCCGATGAGTCCCACGGCATCGACGGTGTACGCCTGGCGTCTTCCTGGGGCTTCAACCTCACCCTGGCGCCGGAGCAGGCGCAACTGCCGCACATCAAGCGTGGCACCTATGGCCATATCGACCTGACCACCTCCCTGCTCGACTACTTCGCCTTGCCGATCCCGGTCGCGCTCGGCGGTCGCTCGCTGTACCGCGATTACGACAGTGGCCGCGAGATGATCTCGTACACCAACGGTATGCTGCGCTACCACGACGGCCAGGGGGTGTTCACCGAATGCGATTTCCAGCAACGCTGCCGGCGTTATGCCAGCGAGGGGTTCATCGCCGACCAGGCACGCTACCTCGGCCCCGGTGCAAACATGCTCGGCCAGCAAATCGTCAGCCTCGCCGGTGTACTCGACCAGTCGCTGTTGCAGACGCCGCTGAACCTGCGCTACCAGTTCGGCGGCCCTTCGCCGATACAACTGCGCAAGCGCATTCACGATGACTGGGCCGACAACCTGATCGGCGCACAGTACCTGGAAATGCCCGAGGGTTCGCATACCCGGGTACGGGTCAAGGTGCGTTCACTGGATCCCCGGCGCGCGGCCTATATCAAGCTCAAGGCCAAGCAACTAGAGCAGGACGTACCGCTGGGGCTGCCTGAAGAGATCCGGGTGACTGCGGACCAACCGCTGGAGATGGAGTTCGGCTTCGATAACCCGACCGAGCGCAAGGCGTTTTCCTTCCATTTGCTGGGGTACGGCGGCGGTGCGGTCGAGGTCAGTGACTTCAGTGTGATTACCGCGTTGCCAGGGGATAACGAAGCGTCGGATGAGTTGGCCGAAGGGCATATTGCTCATTCGGGCTGA
- a CDS encoding C39 family peptidase, producing MRIFALAFLLCLASVSEAAQMPLSVLPGGAVVFKPIQSVRERKFADLVQQKTDFSCGAASLATILRQAYWLDVDEQQIIEGMLAHADQDLVRTQGFSMLDMKRYVESLGMRARGYRVAPDTLNSIRIPVVVLMDIRGYKHFVVMQKVDKGWVYIGDPVLGHKRFKVEDFLKGWNGIIFAVIGQGYDKNNALLDPPLPLTAKGRVNNFAPVQDAELMDFGFIKSDFF from the coding sequence ATGCGTATTTTCGCCTTGGCGTTTTTGCTGTGCCTGGCCAGCGTGAGCGAAGCTGCACAAATGCCACTGTCCGTGCTGCCGGGCGGCGCGGTGGTGTTCAAACCCATCCAGAGCGTACGCGAGCGCAAGTTCGCCGACCTGGTGCAACAGAAAACCGACTTCAGCTGTGGCGCAGCCTCGCTGGCAACCATCCTGCGTCAAGCCTACTGGCTGGACGTGGACGAACAACAGATCATCGAAGGCATGCTGGCGCACGCGGACCAGGACCTGGTACGCACCCAAGGCTTCTCCATGCTCGACATGAAACGCTACGTAGAAAGCCTGGGGATGCGCGCCCGTGGCTACCGGGTGGCGCCGGATACCTTGAACAGCATCCGCATTCCGGTCGTGGTCCTGATGGACATCCGTGGCTACAAGCATTTCGTGGTCATGCAAAAGGTCGACAAAGGCTGGGTGTATATCGGTGACCCGGTACTGGGCCACAAGCGCTTCAAGGTCGAGGACTTTCTCAAAGGCTGGAACGGCATCATCTTCGCCGTGATCGGCCAGGGTTATGACAAGAACAACGCCTTGCTCGACCCGCCTCTGCCACTGACTGCCAAGGGCCGCGTCAACAATTTCGCCCCGGTGCAGGATGCAGAGCTGATGGACTTCGGCTTCATTAAAAGTGACTTTTTCTAA
- a CDS encoding heme utilization protein produces the protein MKPSMAIKPLVFAIAAVMAVAVQAGQNDRRNDHHNGHHNNGHHTPPPTKIPVYATANALDSQSSTDNTITNQGTINEAEMSSSATGASGNVGVNVAAGNGNQQDNAAAIANASSESSLDNSFVFGTAEATADVRQFSDGNRVDNWSTQSSAVMSGSGDGASGNVGVNIAGGDLNQQKNTMAIANTNAPLGNATATASAEQNGPGLIVNNSADRTYRVDTLTFTTTASGNASREKNSNLSVDKSSSSSFNVSGSNSWDASGSKSANASGSRSKDSSSSYTASLTATLDAAANASHTVTTDDGRRERTRSETVDASLNASLDATIDKSHEKSSSSSFEKSYDSSFEKAFDSSFEKSGSKSKESSKDVVKSYSESSSYDLSNTVSFQVLTPTGWANPVTNTATLSGSVNGGSGNLGVNVAAGVGNQQSNSLAISNTSF, from the coding sequence ATGAAACCCTCGATGGCAATAAAGCCTCTGGTTTTCGCAATTGCTGCGGTCATGGCTGTTGCTGTACAAGCTGGGCAAAACGATCGGCGCAATGACCATCACAATGGCCACCATAACAACGGTCATCACACGCCTCCACCCACCAAGATCCCTGTGTATGCAACGGCCAATGCCCTCGATAGCCAGAGCAGCACCGACAACACCATCACCAACCAAGGCACCATCAATGAAGCCGAAATGAGCAGCTCGGCGACCGGTGCCAGCGGCAACGTTGGGGTCAACGTGGCAGCCGGTAATGGCAACCAACAGGACAACGCTGCAGCCATTGCCAACGCATCTTCCGAGTCGAGCCTGGATAACAGCTTCGTGTTCGGGACTGCCGAAGCAACTGCCGATGTCCGCCAGTTCAGCGATGGCAACCGGGTGGACAACTGGTCTACCCAATCCTCTGCGGTGATGAGCGGTTCGGGTGATGGCGCCTCCGGCAACGTCGGCGTCAACATTGCGGGCGGCGACCTCAACCAACAGAAAAACACCATGGCGATCGCCAACACCAATGCGCCATTGGGCAACGCCACCGCCACCGCCTCTGCCGAGCAGAACGGCCCAGGCCTGATCGTGAACAACAGCGCCGACCGCACCTACCGTGTGGATACGCTGACGTTTACCACTACGGCCAGCGGTAACGCCTCTCGCGAAAAAAATTCGAACCTGAGCGTCGACAAGAGCTCTTCTTCGAGCTTCAACGTCAGCGGCTCTAACAGCTGGGATGCCAGCGGCTCAAAAAGCGCCAACGCCAGCGGATCTCGTAGCAAGGATTCGAGCTCGAGCTACACCGCTTCTCTGACCGCAACCCTGGACGCTGCGGCTAATGCTTCGCACACCGTCACCACTGATGATGGCCGTCGTGAGCGCACTCGCAGTGAAACTGTCGATGCTTCGCTCAACGCTTCGCTCGACGCAACCATCGACAAATCGCACGAGAAATCGTCCAGCTCTTCGTTCGAGAAGTCCTATGACTCTTCGTTCGAAAAAGCCTTCGACTCCTCGTTCGAAAAATCGGGCAGCAAATCCAAGGAATCGTCCAAAGATGTCGTGAAAAGCTACAGCGAAAGCAGCTCTTACGACCTCAGCAACACGGTTTCCTTCCAAGTGCTGACCCCAACCGGCTGGGCCAACCCTGTGACCAACACTGCAACCCTGAGCGGTTCGGTGAACGGTGGCAGCGGCAACCTGGGCGTCAACGTGGCTGCCGGTGTGGGCAACCAGCAAAGCAACTCGCTGGCCATCTCCAACACCTCGTTCTAA
- a CDS encoding adhesin → MRHTLLLLATLCSAPAFAQSPVINNADIDSSGSRYQGNLTVNQAAGDLQQQANARAIAVGHEASATTQIRQRLGTPVDGAMDATSSIQGNAFSQGSGALGVNQSAGAGTQQANALRISLSTQPQSIDDSVLMQQNVALLNNSDPTDAAPGHRQVTTSDQAFTGSRGVIQLNQSAGVGNRMANTLSIRVAD, encoded by the coding sequence ATGAGGCACACCCTGCTGCTTCTGGCCACGCTCTGCAGTGCGCCAGCCTTCGCTCAATCCCCCGTGATCAACAACGCCGACATCGACAGCTCGGGCAGCCGTTACCAGGGCAACCTCACGGTCAACCAGGCGGCCGGCGACCTGCAGCAGCAAGCCAACGCCCGGGCCATCGCCGTGGGCCATGAGGCCAGCGCCACCACACAGATACGCCAACGGCTCGGCACCCCTGTCGACGGCGCCATGGATGCCACCTCCAGCATCCAGGGTAACGCTTTCAGCCAAGGCAGCGGCGCTCTGGGGGTCAACCAGAGCGCGGGTGCCGGCACCCAGCAAGCCAACGCACTGCGCATCAGCCTCAGTACTCAACCGCAAAGCATCGACGACAGCGTCCTCATGCAACAGAACGTGGCGCTGCTCAACAACTCCGATCCAACTGACGCTGCACCCGGCCATCGCCAGGTCACCACCAGTGACCAGGCATTCACCGGTAGCCGTGGGGTGATTCAGTTGAATCAGAGTGCCGGGGTGGGAAACCGAATGGCCAACACCTTGAGCATACGGGTCGCGGATTGA
- a CDS encoding AAA family ATPase — MKVLVLCGPESSGKSWLSGVLQAHFGGVVVAEYVRHFIDQEGRDTCYADIPTIARGQLEWEDRARAQAPELLILDTHLLSNMLWSRALFDDCPAWLEQALLARHYDLHLLLSPQDVDWVADGQRCHPDISDRQRFFDDSLRWLQRHQQRVQVINGNWPQRQLQALQTVATLLDSDTPACPTEC, encoded by the coding sequence ATGAAGGTGCTGGTGCTGTGCGGGCCGGAATCCAGCGGCAAGAGCTGGCTCAGCGGTGTGCTGCAGGCGCACTTCGGTGGGGTGGTGGTCGCCGAATACGTGCGTCATTTCATTGATCAGGAAGGCCGCGATACGTGTTACGCCGACATCCCAACCATCGCCCGCGGCCAGCTTGAGTGGGAAGACCGCGCTCGCGCGCAAGCGCCTGAGCTGTTGATCCTCGACACTCACCTGCTCAGCAACATGCTGTGGAGTCGCGCCCTGTTCGACGACTGCCCCGCCTGGCTGGAACAGGCTTTGCTTGCCCGGCACTACGACCTGCATCTATTACTGAGCCCGCAAGACGTGGACTGGGTTGCCGATGGCCAGCGTTGCCACCCTGATATCAGCGATAGACAGCGCTTTTTCGACGACAGCCTGCGCTGGTTGCAGCGGCACCAGCAAAGGGTTCAGGTGATTAATGGCAATTGGCCGCAACGCCAGTTGCAGGCGCTGCAAACAGTCGCTACGCTGCTTGATAGCGATACGCCAGCCTGCCCGACTGAGTGTTAA
- the pnuC gene encoding nicotinamide riboside transporter PnuC produces MSGLELIAAVLGVTAVWLTVKQNAWCWPIGLVMVSIYGWLFFEVKLYSGMLLQVAYALLQLYGWWQWKRPGRAHDARQVTRLQARALCTGLALGALLSLTLGAAMANWTDAALPWLDATLTGFSLVAQLWMAQKRLQCWPLWFVVDIVYVGQYLHQQLYFTAGFFAVLTLIAVRGWLEWRRDPALVHA; encoded by the coding sequence ATGTCCGGCCTTGAACTCATCGCCGCCGTACTCGGCGTCACCGCTGTCTGGCTCACCGTCAAGCAGAACGCCTGGTGCTGGCCGATCGGGCTGGTCATGGTATCGATTTATGGCTGGCTGTTCTTCGAGGTGAAGCTGTACTCGGGCATGTTGCTGCAAGTGGCCTACGCCCTGTTGCAGTTGTATGGCTGGTGGCAATGGAAGCGCCCAGGCCGTGCGCACGATGCCCGTCAGGTGACACGCCTGCAAGCACGCGCGCTGTGCACCGGGCTCGCACTGGGCGCACTGCTCAGCCTGACCCTGGGTGCGGCCATGGCCAACTGGACCGATGCCGCCCTGCCCTGGCTGGACGCCACCCTGACCGGCTTCAGCCTGGTCGCGCAACTGTGGATGGCACAGAAGCGCCTGCAATGCTGGCCGTTGTGGTTTGTGGTAGACATCGTCTATGTCGGCCAGTACCTGCATCAGCAGCTGTATTTCACCGCCGGCTTCTTTGCAGTCCTCACCCTGATCGCAGTGCGCGGCTGGTTGGAATGGCGCCGTGACCCCGCGCTGGTGCACGCATGA
- the mcpP gene encoding methyl-accepting chemotaxis protein McpP, whose product MKTLRSMSISRRLWLILLVAVAMLVVLGLLMLRQIHGDLYQAKAEKTRHVVQTAAGVLAYYQGLEAAGTLSRDAAQQQALQVVRALRYDHDDYFWINDLGPKMIMHPANPKLDGQDLSAIRDPDGFAVFNEMVSLAHSQGAGPVNYRWPKPGASEPVAKTSYIQLFKPWGWVIGSGVYIDDVQAEFARQLRDASLVGLGIALLMALVVMLIARSIARPLQEAVQAMGNIASGESDLTRRLDTHGRDEITHLGEHFNRFNGKLQGVVGQLQGAAHDLARSAGHVGDNAGAAQQHSAQQSQQMDQVATAVNEVTYAVQDVAKTAEQAAGEMRAAQEQVQHGQQAIHGSLEQIDRLSLTIDQAVQVIRDLAGHSTRIGGVLDVIRSIAEQTNLLALNAAIEAARAGEQGRGFAVVADEVRLLAQRTAQSTAEIHTMIEHLQGQSDAAVRAIDTSSEASRQTVEQAREAGASLDAISQALHNLTALNASIASATLQQSHVVEEINRNVLDTAGLSQQTAEAARQSSDAGVALGRLSEELEQLLRQFRV is encoded by the coding sequence ATGAAAACCCTGAGATCGATGTCGATCAGCCGCCGTCTGTGGCTGATCCTGCTGGTGGCAGTCGCGATGCTGGTGGTTCTGGGCCTGCTGATGCTGCGCCAGATCCACGGCGACCTGTACCAGGCCAAGGCGGAAAAAACCCGCCATGTGGTGCAGACCGCCGCCGGAGTACTGGCCTATTACCAGGGCCTGGAGGCTGCCGGCACGCTGAGCCGCGATGCCGCCCAGCAACAGGCGCTGCAGGTGGTGCGCGCGCTGCGTTACGACCACGACGACTACTTCTGGATCAACGACCTGGGGCCGAAGATGATCATGCATCCGGCCAACCCCAAGCTCGACGGCCAGGACCTGTCAGCCATCCGCGACCCCGACGGCTTTGCCGTGTTCAACGAAATGGTCAGCCTCGCCCACAGCCAAGGCGCCGGGCCGGTCAACTATCGCTGGCCCAAACCCGGTGCCAGCGAACCGGTGGCCAAGACCTCTTATATACAGCTGTTCAAGCCGTGGGGCTGGGTCATCGGCTCAGGTGTGTACATCGATGATGTGCAAGCCGAATTTGCCCGGCAGTTGCGCGACGCCTCGCTGGTTGGCCTGGGCATCGCCCTGCTGATGGCCCTGGTGGTCATGCTGATTGCCCGCAGTATCGCCCGCCCCTTGCAGGAGGCCGTGCAGGCCATGGGGAACATCGCCAGCGGCGAAAGCGACCTGACCCGGCGTCTGGACACCCACGGCCGCGATGAAATCACCCACCTGGGCGAGCACTTCAACCGCTTCAACGGCAAGCTCCAAGGGGTGGTCGGCCAACTGCAGGGCGCCGCCCACGACCTGGCCCGGTCCGCCGGGCATGTCGGCGACAACGCCGGCGCCGCGCAGCAGCACAGCGCCCAGCAGTCGCAGCAGATGGACCAGGTCGCCACCGCCGTCAACGAAGTGACCTATGCCGTACAGGACGTGGCCAAGACTGCCGAGCAGGCGGCGGGGGAAATGCGCGCGGCACAAGAACAGGTGCAGCATGGCCAACAGGCCATTCACGGCAGCCTCGAACAGATCGATCGCCTGTCACTGACCATCGACCAGGCAGTCCAGGTGATTCGTGACCTGGCCGGGCACAGCACGCGCATTGGTGGCGTGCTCGACGTGATCCGCTCCATTGCCGAGCAGACCAATTTGCTCGCCCTCAACGCGGCAATCGAAGCAGCCCGCGCCGGCGAGCAAGGCCGTGGCTTTGCCGTGGTCGCCGACGAGGTACGCCTGTTGGCCCAGCGCACCGCCCAGTCCACGGCCGAGATCCACACCATGATCGAGCACCTGCAAGGCCAGTCGGATGCGGCAGTGCGGGCGATCGACACCAGCAGCGAGGCCTCGCGCCAGACCGTCGAGCAGGCCCGCGAGGCCGGCGCCAGCCTGGATGCCATCAGCCAGGCGCTGCACAACCTCACGGCGCTCAATGCGTCCATCGCCAGTGCTACCTTGCAACAGTCGCATGTGGTCGAAGAGATCAACCGCAATGTGCTGGACACCGCAGGCTTGTCCCAGCAGACCGCTGAGGCAGCGCGCCAGTCGAGTGATGCAGGGGTGGCACTGGGCCGGTTGAGCGAAGAGCTGGAGCAACTGTTGCGCCAGTTCCGGGTGTAA
- a CDS encoding undecaprenyl-diphosphate phosphatase, with product MDFWTAFQAIILGVVEGLTEFLPISSTGHQIIVADLIGFDGERAIAFNIIIQLAAILAVVWEFRRKILDVVFGLTSQPAARRFTGNLLLAFMPAVVLGVLFADLIHHYLFNPITVAAALVVGGVIMLWAERREHRVEVDHVDEMRWSHALKIGFVQCLAMIPGTSRSGSTIIGGLLFGLSRKAATEFSFFLAMPTMVGAAVYSGYKYRDLFQPSDLPVFAVGFVTSFIFAMIAVRALLKFIANHSYAVFAWYRIAFGLLILATWQFGWVDWSTANG from the coding sequence ATGGATTTTTGGACTGCCTTCCAGGCAATCATCTTAGGCGTGGTCGAAGGGCTGACGGAATTCTTGCCGATCTCCAGTACCGGCCACCAGATCATCGTGGCCGACCTGATCGGCTTTGATGGCGAACGGGCCATCGCGTTCAACATCATCATCCAGCTTGCCGCGATCCTGGCGGTGGTGTGGGAGTTTCGCCGCAAAATTTTAGACGTGGTCTTCGGCCTTACCAGCCAGCCTGCGGCGCGGCGCTTCACCGGCAACCTGCTGTTGGCATTCATGCCGGCGGTGGTGCTGGGCGTGCTGTTCGCCGACTTGATCCACCACTACCTGTTCAACCCGATCACCGTGGCTGCGGCATTGGTAGTGGGGGGGGTGATCATGCTCTGGGCAGAGCGCCGCGAGCACCGCGTGGAAGTCGACCATGTTGACGAGATGCGCTGGAGCCATGCCCTGAAAATCGGCTTTGTCCAATGCCTGGCCATGATCCCGGGCACCTCGCGCTCCGGCTCGACCATCATCGGCGGCCTGCTGTTCGGCCTGTCGCGCAAGGCGGCCACCGAGTTCTCGTTCTTTCTGGCGATGCCGACCATGGTCGGCGCGGCGGTGTACTCGGGCTACAAGTACCGTGACCTGTTCCAGCCAAGCGACTTGCCGGTGTTCGCCGTCGGCTTTGTGACTTCGTTCATCTTCGCCATGATCGCCGTGCGTGCGTTGCTCAAGTTCATTGCCAACCACAGCTACGCGGTGTTCGCCTGGTACCGGATTGCCTTTGGCCTGCTGATTCTGGCGACCTGGCAGTTCGGCTGGGTCGACTGGTCGACGGCGAACGGCTGA